CTGCACGTCCAGGCCACTGCGCTCGGCCACGTTCAGCAGTTCGCGCAGCTGGGCGTTGTCCAGCGCAGCGGTCTGCAGACGGGTCAGGCGCGCGTTGGCCAGCAGCAGCTGGTTGCGCAGTTCACGGTTCTCGGTGACCAGCTGGGTATGGCTGGCCGCGGAATCCTTGACCTGGTTGCCGAGCTTGCCGGGCAGGCCGGCAAGCGCCCACACAGGCTGCACCAGGCTGTTGGCCTGCTCACGCAGGCGCGCCAGCCAGCCGGCCTGGTCGTCAAGGACGATCAGGGTGATGGCCAGCGCGAGGTAGGCCAGCAACCGCAGGGGGCTGGCGGCATCACCGGATCGGGAGGCAACGGGAGGACCGGCGTAGGGCGGCACGGCAACGATTCAACTGGCAGAAGGCGGGAGGGAAACACGCGGGCGCCCCGCCGGTGCCGGCCCGCCATGACGGCGGGCCGCACCCCGGAAGGGCGCGGCGGGCAGGAACGGCCGGGACGGCTTATTCCGGCGCAAAGAACTCGTTGCCGTGCATGTCCACCAGCTCCAGCGCACGGCCGCCACCGCGGGCCACGCAGGTCAGCGGATCGTCGGCCACCTGCACGTGCAGGCCGGTTTCCTCGGAGATCAGGCGGTCCAGGTCACGCAGCAGGGCGCCGCCACCGGTCAGCACGATGCCGCGCTCGGCAACGTCGGCACACAGTTCCGGCGGGGTCTGCTCCAGCGCCAGCTTGACCGCGCTGACGATGCCCGACAGCGGTTCGTGCAGGGCTTCAAGCACCTCGTTGGAGCTGATCTTGATCATCTTCGGCACACCCTCGGCGAGGTTGCGGCCGGAGATCTCCAGCTCCTGCACCTCGGCCTGCGGGTAGGCACAGCCCAGCTCGACCTTGATGCGCTCGGCGGTGGCTTCACCGATCAGCATGCCGTGGTTGCGGCGCACGTAGTTGGTGATGGATTCGTCGAAGCGGTCGCCGCCGATGCGGACCGAGGCCGAATAGACGATGCCGTTCAGCGAGATCACCGCCACTTCGGTGGTGCCGCCGCCGATGTCGATGACCATCGAGCCACGGGCTTCGGTGACCGGCATGCCGGCACCGATCGCGGCCGCCATCGGCTCTTCGATCAGGTACACGTCACGGGCACCGGCTTCCTCGGCCGATTCCTTGATCGCGCGGCGCTCGACCTGGGTCGAACCGGCCGGCACGCAGACCAGCACGCGCGGGCTCGGGCGCAGCACGCGCGACTTGTGCACCTTCTTGATGAAGTGCTTGAGCATCGCCTCGGTGTAGGTAAAGTCGGCGATGACGCCGTCCTTCATCGGGCGGATGGTGGTGATGTGGCCCGGGGTACGGCCAAGCATCTGCTTGGCCTCGGCGCCCACGGCTGCCACCGAGCGGGTGCCACCGATGGCACGGTCCTGGCGCACGGCCACGACCGACGGCTCGTTCAGCACGATCCCCTGCCCGCGCACGTAGATGAGGGTGTTGGCCGTGCCCAGGTCGATGGACAGGTCGTTGGAGAACATGCCACGGAGTTTCTTGAACATCTGAGGAAGGAGTCCTGAGGGGTGTCGTGCCCGCCGCGGGATGGCGAAAAAATGGGCAGAAATCGAGGCCGACAAGCCTAGCAACCCGCCTGCCGCCGAGCAAGGAAAAAACTAGCTGAACCCGCGTCTTGACAGGCTTTCGGCCGGATCGGGCATCACCCGGTTCTGGCCCTGAGCGGCACCAGCGGGTAACCTTTGCGCCGTCGGGCGCCCAAGGGCGCCGTTTGCTTGCCCGCCGAACCGGGCCGGCCCACCCCAAAATTCACCGCATAGGCTTACATCGATGTCCGCTCTGATCTGTGGTTCTCTTGCCTTCGACACCATCATGGTGTTTCCGGACCAGTTCAAGAATCACATCCTGCCGGACAAGGTGCACATCCTGAACGTGTCGTTCCTGGTCCCGCGCATGCGCCGCGAGTTCGGCGGCTGCGCCGGCAACATCGCCTACAACCTGCACCTGCTGGGCGGCCAGCCGATCCCGATGGGCACCGTCGGCTCGGACTTCGGCCCGTACCGCGAGTACTTCGAAGGCCTGGGCATCGACCTGTCGCGCGTGCGCGTGATCGATGAGCTGTTTACCCCGCAGGCGTTCATCACCACCGACCACGACAACAACCAGATCACCGCCTTCCACCCGGGCGCGATGATGCGTTCCTACGAGAACCACGTGCGCGGCGTGCCGGGCGTGACCCTGGGCCTGGTCGGGCCGGACGGCCGCGAAGGCATGATCCAGAACGCGCAGGAATTCCACGAAGACGGCATCCCGTTCATCTTCGACCCGGGCCAGGCCATGCCGCTGTTCAACGGCCCGGAGCTGCGCGCCTTCATCGACCAGGCCGACTACGTGGTGGTGAACGACTACGAGTCGAACCTGCTGCAGGAGCGCACCGGCTGGGACGAGAAGGAGATCGTCAGCCGGGTCAAGGCCTACATCACCACCCGTGGCCCGAAGGGCGCGGTCATCCACACCCCGGAAAAGAGCTACGACATCCCGCCGGCGCACGAGCGCCGCGTGGTCGACCCGACCGGCTGTGGCGACGCTTTCCGCGCCGGCCTGATCTACGGCATCCAGAAGGGCTACGACTGGCTGACCATCGGCCGCATGGGCAACCTGATGGGCGCACTGAAGGTCGAGCACCCGGGCACGCAGAACCAGCGTTTCACCTTTGATGAGTTCAACGAGCAGTTCAAGCAGCAGTTCGGTTACGCGCTGAGCGCGTAAGCCGAACTGCCCGCGCATCTGCTCGGTGGGTGTCGACCTTGGCCGGCACTACCGGGACCTCCGACCGGCACGTTGCCTGCGCTGTGTAGAGCCGAGCCCATGCTCGGCTCGCACGCGCCAGCGCGATCTGACCGGAGAGCAGCCGAGCGTGGGCTCGGCTCCACATCGTCAGCCGCCCGGCCAGGCCGCCAGCAACGCTCGGCAATCGGCGAGCTGTGCCCTGGTAGGTGTCGACCTTGGTCGACACTGCCGGCCAGCGGCCGGCACTACCGGAATTTCTCACCGGCACGTTGCATGCGCTCCGTAGAGCCGAGCCATGCTCGGCTTGCGCGCGCCAGCGCGATCTGACCGCAGAGTAGCCGAGCGTGGGCTCGGCTCTACACGGTCATGCGGCCTGCCAGGCAGCCAGCAAGGCGCGGCAATCAGCGAAATGCCAGTCGGCGCGACCCGGCCACGGATTCTCCGGCAGGTTGACCAGCACGGTATGCGTGCCGGCCGCGCGGCCGCACTCCAGGTCGTAGGCGTGGTCACCGACCATCACCGCCTCCGCAGGCCCGATGCCCCAACGCCGCAGATGCTGCTGCAGACCATCCGGCGAGGGCTTGGGCACCGCTTCATCGCGGCCGATGATGTCGGCATCGTCGAACAGTTCCCCAACCCCGATCGCGTCCAGCGTCAGCTTCGCCAGCGCATGATCGTTGCGGGTCAGGATGCCCAGCCGGCAACCGTCGGCTGCCAGCGCACGCAGCAGCTTCACCGCACCCGGCGCCGGCAGCGCGTCCTCGGCCAGCGCGCGTTCGTGATCCAGCAGCCACTCACGCTTGGCCTGCGCCGGTGCGTCCGGCAGCGCCGCGATATGGTCGAGGATGTCTTCCTCCGCGGCGATCTGCAGTGCGCGGCGGATCGCGGCGAAATCATGCACGGCTACCGTCAGCGTGCCGTCCATGTCGAACACCCAGTGCCGGATCGCGGACAACGCGTGCACTGCGCTGCCCGTCGCGATCATCACTGCCACCACTGCGGCATGCGGCTGGCGTCGACGCCCCCGGTCTCGAACACGGCCGTACGCGTGCCGCCCGCCTTGACCGGGAACTCGATGCTGATCGACTTGCCCTTGCGCGCCAGCTTCCACAGCGCCTTCTGGTCGGTGATGAACATCGCGATGGCTTCATCGGTCTTCGGGCGCCACGCC
This genomic interval from Stenotrophomonas sp. 57 contains the following:
- a CDS encoding rod shape-determining protein — translated: MFKKLRGMFSNDLSIDLGTANTLIYVRGQGIVLNEPSVVAVRQDRAIGGTRSVAAVGAEAKQMLGRTPGHITTIRPMKDGVIADFTYTEAMLKHFIKKVHKSRVLRPSPRVLVCVPAGSTQVERRAIKESAEEAGARDVYLIEEPMAAAIGAGMPVTEARGSMVIDIGGGTTEVAVISLNGIVYSASVRIGGDRFDESITNYVRRNHGMLIGEATAERIKVELGCAYPQAEVQELEISGRNLAEGVPKMIKISSNEVLEALHEPLSGIVSAVKLALEQTPPELCADVAERGIVLTGGGALLRDLDRLISEETGLHVQVADDPLTCVARGGGRALELVDMHGNEFFAPE
- a CDS encoding carbohydrate kinase family protein → MSALICGSLAFDTIMVFPDQFKNHILPDKVHILNVSFLVPRMRREFGGCAGNIAYNLHLLGGQPIPMGTVGSDFGPYREYFEGLGIDLSRVRVIDELFTPQAFITTDHDNNQITAFHPGAMMRSYENHVRGVPGVTLGLVGPDGREGMIQNAQEFHEDGIPFIFDPGQAMPLFNGPELRAFIDQADYVVVNDYESNLLQERTGWDEKEIVSRVKAYITTRGPKGAVIHTPEKSYDIPPAHERRVVDPTGCGDAFRAGLIYGIQKGYDWLTIGRMGNLMGALKVEHPGTQNQRFTFDEFNEQFKQQFGYALSA
- a CDS encoding HAD family hydrolase, with translation MIATGSAVHALSAIRHWVFDMDGTLTVAVHDFAAIRRALQIAAEEDILDHIAALPDAPAQAKREWLLDHERALAEDALPAPGAVKLLRALAADGCRLGILTRNDHALAKLTLDAIGVGELFDDADIIGRDEAVPKPSPDGLQQHLRRWGIGPAEAVMVGDHAYDLECGRAAGTHTVLVNLPENPWPGRADWHFADCRALLAAWQAA